A genomic window from Henckelia pumila isolate YLH828 unplaced genomic scaffold, ASM3356847v2 CTG_41:::fragment_1, whole genome shotgun sequence includes:
- the LOC140871146 gene encoding uncharacterized protein → MFDVTATPMETLLKMFQSFRTPNLKGTENPVDCERWLDNIDQLFDSLDYFDDRRTRQVIHQLQGVAKNWWVTTKRDFENRGTIIDWKLIKSEFYKRFFLVSYRKDKGAEFSNLRQGILNIKEYVMKFDSLLGFATHIANNEEAKVDQFINGLNPDIFVLVNTGRPDNFDDAMNQANGAEAGLLRQRGNQFVPQQQQRQFQAQPS, encoded by the coding sequence ATGTTTGATGTCACAGCTACTCccatggaaaccttgctgaagatgTTTCAGTCTTTTCGAACCCCGAATTTGAAGGGTACggagaatccagttgactgtgagagatGGTTAGACAACATTGATCAGCTTTTTGACTCTCTCGATTATTTTGATGACCGCCGAACTAGACAGGTCattcatcaactgcagggtgtggctaagaactggtgggTCACAACTAAGAGAGATtttgagaatcgaggtacaattATTGACTGGAAACtgattaaatctgaattctataagcgttTTTTCcttgtttcgtaccgaaaggacaagggagcagaattttcaaatttgagaCAAGGAATTTTGAACATCAAAGAATATGTGATGAAGTTTGATAGCCTCTTGGGGTTTGCAACTCATATTGCCAACAACGAAGAGGCAAAGgtcgatcaatttatcaacggTTTGAATCCCGACATCTTTGTGTTGGTGAACACCGGGAGACCGGATAACTTTGACGATGCCATGAATCAGGCAAATGGTGCTGAGGCGGGACTTTTGAggcagagaggaaatcagtttgTACCCcaacagcagcagagacagtttCAGGCCCAACCGTCTTAG